Proteins from a single region of Streptomyces griseiscabiei:
- a CDS encoding MFS transporter: protein MTLSPARVPGVRTSGVRRLTATLYGYAFLDDFVLLYPVYALLFSDTGLSIWQISSLFALWSITGIVLEVPSGAWADTVSRRLLLWVGPLLTAAGFALWVIVPSYWAFALGFVLWGVRGALGSGALEALVYDELDRLGAADRYARINGRAQAVGMVAVMAAMGLAGPVLDLGGYPAVGAASVLVCVLTSLVAVRFPEHREPVAPGEDAAASTLATLRAGLAEVRRDRSIRGAMLLVPAVGAVWGALDEYTPLLARDTGVAERTVPYLLLLIWVGPAIGSLLTGAAERLRAAGLGVVLAGSACALAVGALMGTPAGIGLVAVAFGGFQLVNVLADARLQDRIEGARRATLTSVASMGTETATVAVFALYATIGASFAHGVVFAVFAVPYLVTAAVLVVRRGADDTLRPARNESSCGPGRTQ, encoded by the coding sequence ATGACTCTCTCACCCGCGCGCGTGCCCGGTGTCCGGACCAGTGGTGTCCGACGGCTCACGGCCACGCTGTACGGTTACGCGTTCCTCGACGACTTCGTCCTGCTCTACCCGGTGTACGCGCTGCTGTTCAGCGACACCGGACTGTCCATCTGGCAGATCTCCTCGCTGTTCGCCCTGTGGTCGATCACCGGGATCGTGCTGGAGGTGCCCTCCGGTGCCTGGGCCGACACCGTCTCCCGGCGGCTGCTGCTGTGGGTGGGGCCGCTGCTCACCGCCGCCGGCTTCGCCCTGTGGGTGATCGTCCCGTCGTACTGGGCGTTCGCCCTCGGTTTCGTGCTCTGGGGCGTGCGCGGCGCACTCGGCTCCGGGGCGCTGGAGGCGCTGGTCTACGACGAGCTGGACCGGCTCGGCGCGGCCGACCGGTACGCCCGGATCAACGGCCGGGCCCAGGCGGTCGGCATGGTCGCCGTGATGGCGGCGATGGGGCTGGCGGGGCCGGTCCTCGACCTCGGCGGCTATCCGGCCGTGGGCGCGGCCAGCGTGCTCGTCTGTGTGCTGACCTCGCTGGTCGCCGTCCGCTTCCCCGAGCACCGCGAGCCCGTGGCCCCGGGCGAGGACGCGGCGGCCTCCACCCTCGCCACGCTGCGCGCCGGGCTCGCCGAGGTGCGCCGGGACCGGTCGATCCGGGGCGCGATGCTGCTCGTCCCCGCCGTGGGCGCCGTGTGGGGCGCGCTCGACGAGTACACGCCGCTGCTGGCCCGGGACACCGGGGTGGCTGAGCGGACGGTGCCGTATCTGCTGCTGCTGATCTGGGTGGGGCCGGCGATCGGCAGCCTGCTGACCGGGGCGGCGGAGCGGTTGCGCGCCGCCGGGCTGGGGGTGGTGCTGGCGGGGTCGGCGTGCGCGCTGGCCGTGGGGGCGCTGATGGGGACGCCGGCCGGGATCGGGCTCGTCGCCGTCGCCTTCGGTGGCTTCCAGCTGGTCAATGTGCTCGCCGACGCGCGGTTGCAGGACCGGATCGAGGGGGCCCGGCGGGCGACGCTCACGTCCGTGGCGAGCATGGGGACCGAGACGGCGACCGTCGCCGTGTTCGCCCTGTACGCCACGATCGGGGCGTCCTTCGCGCACGGGGTCGTGTTCGCCGTGTTCGCCGTGCCGTATCTGGTGACGGCGGCGGTGCTGGTGGTGCGGAGGGGCGCGGATGACACCCTTCGCCCGGCGCGCAACGAATCGTCGTGCGGGCCCGGCCGCACGCAATGA
- a CDS encoding ABC transporter permease — MAGLNAVRPAPRRTALWRPLVLVCAGLYFLVPLAASVIFTVDVPGEGITFAAYGQILGTDGFTTSLLLSLELAAATIAVVLLLMVPAMVALRLGAPRLRPVVEVVCSLPLVVPPIAFVAGLGTVLKWGPEHLSRTPLFQTFVAVQNPDFPVVLVLAYVVMALPFVYRALDAGLRAMDVRTLVEAARSCGASWPQALVRAVLPNLRGALLNSAFLTLALVLGEFTVAQLLGFRPFAVWIVNVSGSQAQLSVAVSVLSLLVTWAMLLALASFGGRTRTASASRG; from the coding sequence ATGGCTGGCCTGAACGCGGTACGCCCGGCCCCGCGCCGGACGGCTCTCTGGCGCCCGCTCGTCCTCGTCTGCGCCGGGCTGTACTTCCTCGTCCCGCTCGCCGCCTCCGTGATCTTCACCGTCGATGTGCCGGGGGAGGGGATCACCTTCGCCGCCTACGGGCAGATCCTCGGCACCGACGGGTTCACCACCAGTCTGCTGCTCTCGCTGGAGCTGGCCGCCGCCACCATCGCCGTCGTGCTGCTGCTGATGGTGCCCGCCATGGTCGCCCTGCGGCTCGGCGCGCCCCGGCTGCGGCCCGTCGTCGAGGTGGTGTGCTCCCTGCCGCTGGTGGTGCCGCCGATCGCGTTCGTCGCCGGGCTCGGGACCGTGCTGAAGTGGGGGCCCGAACACCTCTCCCGGACCCCGCTGTTCCAGACCTTCGTGGCGGTCCAGAACCCCGACTTCCCCGTGGTGCTCGTCCTCGCCTACGTCGTGATGGCGCTGCCCTTCGTGTACCGGGCGCTGGACGCGGGGCTGCGCGCCATGGACGTACGCACCCTCGTCGAGGCCGCCCGCAGCTGCGGGGCGAGTTGGCCGCAGGCGCTGGTGCGGGCCGTGCTGCCCAATCTGCGCGGGGCGCTGCTCAACTCCGCGTTCCTCACCCTGGCGCTGGTGCTGGGCGAGTTCACCGTGGCCCAGCTGCTCGGCTTCCGGCCGTTCGCCGTGTGGATCGTCAACGTCAGCGGCTCACAGGCCCAGCTCTCCGTCGCCGTCTCGGTGCTCAGCCTGCTCGTCACCTGGGCCATGCTCCTCGCGCTCGCCTCCTTCGGCGGCCGTACCCGAACCGCTTCCGCCTCCCGGGGATGA
- a CDS encoding HAD-IA family hydrolase, whose amino-acid sequence MSRPPLQAALFDMDGTLVDTERLWWEAVDEVAAGLGHALTEADQPDVLGRPVEHTAAWLAAVTDASDETLAAALHREFADRVRTGIVPRPGALELLRALAREGVPTALVTASPRAVADTVLDVLGRDLFAVSVTADDTEHTKPAPDPYLAACRALGVDPAACVAVEDTRTGVTSAEAAGCAVLAVPSLAPIDEAPGRTVRESLEDVTPASLRRLVAGEGPAPDGAPLRVMTWNLWHGGTKVRDHRAKQLKVITETGVDVVGLQETYGTAAQELADALGWYHHRAGDNLGIISRHPITARLGDPDVGFYGAAGVRIRTDSGGEVDIWTVHLDYTPYGPYEAAFDGLPAAELIAHEEVRLAQLRDCLRRIDGSVPAVPVVLVGDFNSPSHLDRPDVDWPVTRAAEASGLRDSYREAHPDPVREPGHTWSPVHAEHEDGSGRPEPQDRIDFVLHRGLAVLDSRTCVSGTPRPWPEVEDNDWPSDHAAVITTFAPVPAHVRD is encoded by the coding sequence GTGTCCCGACCCCCGCTCCAGGCCGCCCTGTTCGACATGGACGGCACGCTCGTCGACACCGAGCGGCTCTGGTGGGAGGCGGTGGACGAGGTGGCCGCCGGCCTCGGGCACGCGCTGACCGAGGCCGACCAGCCGGACGTCCTGGGCCGCCCGGTCGAGCACACCGCAGCCTGGCTCGCCGCCGTCACGGACGCCTCCGACGAGACCCTGGCCGCCGCACTGCACCGGGAGTTCGCCGACCGGGTCCGCACCGGGATCGTGCCCCGGCCCGGCGCGCTGGAGCTGCTGCGGGCGCTGGCCCGCGAGGGCGTCCCCACCGCCCTGGTCACCGCGTCCCCCCGCGCCGTCGCCGACACCGTCCTCGACGTCCTCGGCCGCGACCTGTTCGCCGTCTCCGTCACCGCCGACGACACCGAGCACACCAAGCCCGCCCCCGACCCCTACCTCGCCGCCTGCCGGGCCCTCGGCGTCGACCCCGCCGCCTGTGTGGCCGTCGAGGACACCCGGACCGGTGTCACCTCCGCCGAGGCGGCGGGCTGCGCGGTGCTGGCCGTGCCCTCGCTCGCGCCCATCGACGAGGCCCCGGGCCGGACCGTACGGGAGAGCCTGGAGGACGTGACCCCGGCGAGCCTGCGCCGCCTGGTCGCCGGCGAGGGACCCGCCCCCGACGGGGCGCCGCTGCGGGTGATGACCTGGAACCTCTGGCACGGCGGCACCAAGGTCCGCGACCACCGGGCCAAGCAGCTCAAGGTCATCACCGAGACCGGCGTCGACGTGGTCGGCCTCCAGGAGACGTACGGCACCGCCGCCCAGGAACTCGCCGACGCCCTCGGCTGGTACCACCACCGGGCCGGCGACAACCTCGGCATCATCAGCCGCCACCCGATCACGGCCCGCCTCGGCGACCCGGACGTCGGGTTCTACGGCGCGGCGGGCGTACGGATCCGGACGGACTCCGGCGGTGAGGTGGACATCTGGACCGTCCACCTGGACTACACGCCGTACGGGCCCTACGAGGCCGCCTTCGACGGGCTGCCCGCCGCCGAGCTGATCGCCCACGAGGAGGTGCGGCTCGCCCAGCTGCGGGACTGCCTGCGCCGGATCGACGGCAGCGTGCCCGCCGTGCCGGTCGTGCTCGTCGGCGATTTCAACAGCCCCTCGCACCTCGACCGGCCGGACGTCGACTGGCCGGTGACCAGGGCCGCCGAGGCGAGCGGCCTGCGCGACTCCTACCGCGAGGCCCACCCCGACCCGGTGCGGGAGCCCGGTCACACCTGGTCGCCGGTCCACGCCGAACACGAGGACGGCAGCGGCCGGCCCGAGCCGCAGGACCGCATCGACTTCGTCCTGCACCGGGGCCTCGCGGTCCTCGACTCCCGGACCTGTGTCAGCGGCACGCCCCGCCCCTGGCCGGAGGTGGAGGACAACGACTGGCCGTCCGACCACGCCGCGGTGATCACCACGTTCGCGCCGGTACCGGCCCACGTCCGGGACTGA
- a CDS encoding ABC transporter ATP-binding protein yields MTVLENPAKTATDTAATVEFRGLRREFGTTVALDGLDLTVRPGELLALLGPSGCGKTTALRMLAGFEHPDSGEVLVDGADVTRVPAHRRDAGMVFQSYSLFPHLSALDNVAFGLRMRKVRTVERRSRAAELLDLVGLADKGPQYPHQLSGGQQQRVALARALALRPRVLLLDEPLSALDAKVRLTLREEIRRLQRELGITTLFVTHDQEEALSMADRVAVMRAGRLEQCATPVELYGRPATAFVAEFVGTMSRIPGRLDGTTVEVLGRRLPVDGPAPTAAEVDVLVRPEAVEVRADATGQARLVATAFLGAATRLTVRLADGTEVKADLPTHEAATLGAGAAVTVSLPERPVLVAERAPR; encoded by the coding sequence ATGACCGTGCTTGAGAATCCCGCGAAAACCGCCACCGACACCGCCGCGACCGTCGAATTCCGGGGTCTGCGCCGGGAGTTCGGTACGACCGTCGCCCTCGACGGACTCGACCTCACCGTCCGGCCCGGAGAACTGCTCGCCCTGCTCGGCCCGTCCGGCTGCGGCAAGACCACCGCGCTGCGGATGCTCGCCGGCTTCGAACACCCCGACTCCGGCGAGGTGCTGGTCGACGGGGCCGATGTCACCCGCGTCCCGGCCCACCGCCGCGACGCCGGGATGGTCTTCCAGTCGTACAGCCTCTTCCCGCACCTCAGCGCCCTCGACAACGTGGCCTTCGGGCTGCGGATGCGCAAGGTGCGCACGGTCGAACGGCGGTCCCGGGCCGCCGAGTTGCTCGACCTGGTGGGCCTCGCCGACAAGGGTCCCCAGTACCCCCATCAGCTCTCCGGCGGCCAGCAGCAGCGCGTCGCCCTCGCCCGCGCGCTCGCCCTGCGCCCCCGGGTCCTGCTGCTCGACGAACCCCTCTCGGCCCTGGACGCCAAGGTACGGCTCACCCTCCGCGAGGAGATCCGCCGGCTCCAGCGGGAGCTCGGCATCACCACCCTCTTCGTCACGCATGACCAGGAGGAGGCGCTGTCCATGGCCGACCGGGTCGCCGTGATGCGCGCCGGACGGCTCGAACAGTGCGCGACACCCGTCGAGTTGTACGGCCGCCCGGCCACCGCCTTCGTCGCCGAGTTCGTCGGCACGATGAGCCGGATCCCGGGACGGCTGGACGGCACCACGGTCGAGGTGCTGGGCCGGCGGCTGCCCGTGGACGGGCCGGCGCCCACCGCCGCCGAGGTGGACGTGCTGGTGCGGCCGGAGGCGGTCGAGGTACGGGCGGACGCCACCGGTCAGGCCCGGCTGGTCGCCACCGCGTTCCTGGGCGCCGCCACCCGCCTCACCGTACGGCTCGCCGACGGCACCGAGGTCAAGGCCGACCTGCCCACGCACGAGGCGGCGACGCTCGGCGCGGGAGCGGCGGTGACCGTGAGCCTCCCGGAACGGCCCGTGCTGGTCGCCGAGCGCGCCCCCCGCTGA